Below is a genomic region from Molothrus aeneus isolate 106 chromosome 5, BPBGC_Maene_1.0, whole genome shotgun sequence.
GATTTTGGGTGCTGCAATGTCGGGTCAGATGGTCTCATCTCTGAATGAGAACCTTTGGATTTCCCAGTGCCCATGTTAgtgataaaataatatttcactGTTCACAACTGCTCCAGACAATATCTTTAGGTACCTAAGGTATGCATAGCTATATGCAGCTTGCAGATAACCAAACCACAGTAAAGAAAAGTCTGTGAAACTGAGGAAACAGTTCCCACTGTTAGCAGGAACACTGTATTGCCACTTCCCACAGGGTTATGCAGTTTCCAGTCCAAGAATTTCTCAACAAAACCTTCCCTAGCTCCATCTCTATCCCTGATATTCTCAAAAAAGATGCCATGACCTTCCACTGTAGTCTCATTTCCCCCCCTCAAAGTGATGGACACAGCCACTTCATTCTGCAGCACCTGGCATTTCCACCAAACTTCACACAGAAATTAAACAACAAGATTAACAGCTGGTGTGgatccagcagctggaggtgaaCGTGCTTTCCCTGTCTTAGGAGTTTGGTACTGAGCTAGACTTTCTGTTTATTGTTGGGAAAAAGCTAAAGAACCATTGTTTTTGCAGTTATTCCCTGTCCCAATGTGTTTGATAGTTGGCAGAGATCTGAGACTCACCACAGCCAGAGGCTGGAAAGCActtcttaaaaacaaacaaatgaacaagcAAGCAAACAGCAGACAAAACCAAAGAGGGAAAATGACGCAGAGAAACCCCAGTTCCAGGAGTGGCAGAAGATTTTTGCAAAGGCACAGAAATCAGTTCTACCAATGCCTCTTTCACTCTGATAAAGCATATCTGATGGCTGAGATGTCTAGTACCATGCACTCAAGAAAAAGACAAGGAATCTTCTTCCTCTcaggaataaaatataaaacataagATTATGCTGGCAGCATAACAGCACTATAAATcacatttcaaaaagaaatgtatGTTTATATAAAGTTCTAGctacagaaaatattctttaatgCTATCCTTTCATTATTAGCATAGTTTAAATGACACActttcaaaataatgtttttccaCTGAATTAATAGTCTATCAATTGTTTAAGACACTGAGAAATATTTAAGATTTCCCCATTCTCAACCTGATACTGCTGAAATTCTTAAATCTCCATGGAACCCCAGAAGGATCATGCTTACCCTTACAAATAGGTCTCGCCCTATTGTCTTACCAGTAgtgccttttttccctctccataccaacTCCTGACCACAGGGCAGCCCTATACAGACACATTCCATagtacctttttcttttcttaagtCTTGAGCAAGAGTAAAATTCCTGCTGGATCCTTCAATAAGCAGATCTTTAAAAACTGGGACAAGATGGTATTTTGAAGAGAAGCAACAGCATCTGTAAGTGAACAAGACAGTACCTGATGATCATTACACTTCTTGCATTCTTTACTGAGCTTTCTGTAAAAACAGGAGATGCACAGCTGATATCCGAAGGTAGACAGATTTTTCACAAAAGGAAGCATTGTGGAGATAACAGCAACTACAGACTGTCATTCAGGGTGGGCTTCCAAGGGTTGCATTTTAGGGAGGGATCTGAGCTCTTAAAGACTAGGAAGGAAGTGCTCACAGAAGGCAACACAAATTCTCCACCAGCTCCTGGGAGTCTCAGAGAATAGCACAGGCCAAAAGCCAACTTCCAGACAACTGAAATGAAGTGAGAAGGCTCTGACCCTTCttcaaatgagaaaacaaaggtGAGAAAATAGTGCAAAAGTTGGCAAGAGGATTAGAGAGCTGGAGTGAGTTAGTTAAACTTCTTTCAATAAAATAGTTTAAgtaactaaaacaaaaaaaaggcctTTGTCCTCAGAACACAATCACAAACAAATAGGCCACAAATATGTAATTTTTGGCTCACTGTTCTTTGGGGCTGTAAACTGTATCTATCTATACTTAATATTGATGGGGTTTGTGCTCTAAAATCTCCCAACTATGCTGAAtaggaaacaataaaaaagtcCAATTAAAATCCCTTGATTTCAGCCTGGGCTCACCCAAACCAGAAAGCTTTTCAGAGAAACTGCTCTGGGTGCAGGTGCACATGGACATCACCAAGTAGAGAATGTCACCAATCACCTACGAGGCAGCTCTGCACTAAAGGGTGAAATTCCTCTGGATGTATTCATGAACAGAACTTAGCTCAGTCTAGCCTGTTTAGTATGTTCTCATTATCCTGGGACTTCACAGAGTCTGACAAGCTCTGAAAATTCAGTCTGACACAAACATTAGTGCAGAAATCTGggtcttttaaaagcaaatttaagaaaaagaatacaCACTGTAGCAGTCTCAATCAAGTATTTCTTATAAAATCAGACCtactgttattttaaaaaatctgtcaaAAACAGTTAGAACAGCCACATCCACAAAATTCCTGCCAAAGATCTTTTCTCTGTAGGgggcaaataaaaatacaaaacatatTACTTTCTAAGTCCTAAGAAGAACTTTAGAAACCACAGGGCAAAAGCAGCCTCTGGGCAATATTCAAGGCTGTCAAGACACATAAAGCAGTAGAAGAGTCAGCCTCCAGCAATGGTTGATTGCTATATACAGATACCAGCAAGAAAGCTCGGGGACAAAggcactgctgccactgactgAGCAGGCTAGGAGAAGGCCTTTCCACATTTAAGAAATGTCAGCATTCCAAGGGCTTTCTTTActacaaaaacccccaaagtaCAGCGGactacaaaaaaccccaaagtacAGTGGACAGAATCAAAGTAGGACAtaaaattttattctgaaatgatCTCTGGCCACAACAATAAAATGTAACAAATATTCACTAGAACAGTCTTAACTCCTGTCATCAGCTGTACAATACATACAGTATCATAAAACTGGCCACTAGGATTAAAACCCACTACAACATCTTTAATGTTAAGTGGCAACAGCAGCATCTCACAGAAaattatacataaatatatacacagTCCACATTCAATCATTTTTCACATGTTTTCAGTACACACAGTTGCAGCATATTACAGTCACGTGTCTAAGTCATTGCCCAATAAAAACCCAAGCTACTGCTTAGACGCAATTGTAGCAGTTGAACTGAATAATTACAATTTGTAGCAGAGATGTACAAGCCCCTAGAAACAATAATTcacaaatgttattttattcaAATGCTACCATAGTATTACACTGGGCAATATTCTAATCTTTGCAGACTGTAAAAAGAGTTCTTTCTGCATTATCACAAATATtactgatggaaaaaaaattaacaaacgGAGAGCATTAAATAATGCACACCCTTGCTTAAAGATTTTAATATTGCCCGATGCTACTTATGTCTTTTAAGTGTTTTCAACATTCCCATGAAGTCATTTGTAACTCCAAACCACCCACCAAGTTAAAAGTGGCTTAAGTGCCTTGCACCCAAATTGTAAAAATCCCTGGTCACTTTTATAAGAGCCAGGCACATATAAAAGGAATGCACTTTGGTACATACCAAATGCCCTGGGATTAAATCACACTATAAAACTAAAGAGTTTGAGGTAAATTTTTACAAATACAGTTGATTTCTGTCTAGTGTCACtataacaaaaaattattttaaaaaaatcaatttgatGTTAAAGTACAACCAATGACGAAGGGCCATCTTTAACCCCTTAATGAGACGGTACTACAAGAACAGAGTGTCCTCTCCACCCTAGCAGTGTGATTGCCTTATTGTTTCTATTAAGGCCTCGATCATCTACAGGATGTTTTAAGACAGGTATAGCACTTAAAAATAGATTTCATCCCTACTAAGCAGTATTCCAAGGGTTAAAGAGGCCAAGATGCATTTATAACAAAAGGCACATTGTTAACACCAAGGGCACAATCCATCCTCTATCCTTAATCTACACATCTTGCATCACTCTCTTGTTCCAACATTTAAGTGGTAATGAACACACCAGTGGTGCAAGAAACTGAGCCAAGTGAGACTGCAACCAAAGACAACACTGCGCTGTTACTAAATCTGAAAATAGCTCAGACGTCCCCAGACAATGGTAACATGTGAGACTAAGCACTGTTTCCAAGCCAACTTCTATCAGCCTAATTATCAGAGCCCTTAGAATAAAATCACATCAAAGCAAGAGGCAACatccttcccccctccccccctttttttacAGGTATAAATAAGCTACAATAAAATGCAGCTACATCACTTAAAAACCTTGAAGTAGCTGCTCCTTTAGTATAGAGGAAGTTCCACTGTATCTGGGTTAAAAAAATAGCTCTTCACACTATAGTTTGGCCTTTAAGTTTCCGGTAGCATTTATGAAGAAGGTGGATCATAAATGCATTATTGGCATTAAGAACTggttacatgaaaaaaaaaattagtggtTGTAGCCCATTAATGACCCATGAACATCACAAATGTTTTCACCTTTAAGTTGCCACAAAAGGCAGGAACATGTATCAAtgtctgctttaaaaaatatcatgGGAGATGATTCTTCTTTCACCCTTAACATCAGCATCCCTATTTCCCAACTTTTGCCGGAAGAGTTAAGGTAGAAAGGAGTGGTAAAGCCAAGCAGGTGGTGGAGGAAGTAAAGATTCCCTGTTACTGTAGAAAAATACATAGAATTGTATTCCCAAAGTCATGAGAGTTAGTTAATTctacattaaaattaatatatctCTTTTCCAGACGTAGAATTTACTGAACATAATTTACTGGATATTAATATTCTAAACCCCACTTTTCTTAGAAgtattatatttcatttttaacatgATTTCACACATGTTTACATATTGCACTTATATATATGGTATAAAGTTGTGAACAGTTAACAcgaaataatttaatttgacTAGAGGcaagaaattatctttttattttaaaaagaaagaaaaatggttgATTGACAGtctaatttttacatttatcaATCAACAAATAACATCCTCtactcagaaattattttggagCTTCTTTAGGTGTTGACTTTTTGGCAAGAAGTTCAGCGATATGTTTCCTGAGAATTCTGTCATCTTTTTCTTTATATCCCTCCCCCAGTcttacattaaattaaaaaataaaacaaaccaacaaagaaaaattaagctGTAAGTGGTAAATTAACCAATATGAAGGAGAACTTAACCGGAAACTTTCTTGGCCTCTCAGGGGACCATGCTTTAAGTAATTTTCATAATTTGTACAAGTAACTCAGTAAAATCTGTGCATATAAATGTTGTTTGTAAGTAAAGTTACTGAGGTTTAATGCAATCCATTCTAGTATGTCTTATTCGAACATCCATAAACGCTTAAGGATTTTTCTACTTAgtttaaaattcccttttcgTATGTTTTATACATCCAATGTAGACCACAGCCATTGTATGCATCAAAATACTGATCTCAGATTTAAACTGTTCCTGTTGAAAACATGCTACAACATGTGAATACCTCTTGTAGGTCTAGATACTATTCTTTAGTAGACCGTCTTTCTTGCATGAATgcagttaaaagtaaaaaagaaaaaccaagcaTTAGCACACACACATGTGAACAAATCTACACGTATCTCTAACTGTTCTTTCAAAGTCCATTTTCATCAACAAATGCCAAAGATTAAATCAAATCCCAAGTGCTTAGCTTTCCTTTGCTAATTTTCCCTTATTAGAAAATATCTAGGATGGTGTCTTCCAAATGAAAACCTTTCCACTGAGGATCTTTCCTTCTACAGTTAAGCTGTCTAAGGTGAAGTACTCCTCGACAGGAAGCAATGTAGTAACATCGTGTTTGCCCCTACATGCAGATTTGATCTGAAGTGTAAATGTACCACAGAAGTCACAGTCACTCAAACATTgtcagaggaaataaaagcaaccTTGAAATCCATGTAGTTTAACAGTCTGGAAGTTACAGTATAAAACTGACAGAATGAGCACTTCTGCCTATGTGATTTTGGGAGATCAAGCTGCACATtagaaaaaacagaagagaagagatgggggaaaaaaaacaaaaaagaaaaaaggagaatgcATTGTGTGAATGCTCAACGTTACAAACCTGAAATGAAATTCAGAACAATTTTGCTTTACCAACTAATCAGCCACTTTCAAATTCAGAGAAACAGACATATTGCCATTTTCATGCTTTCCAAGACCACCCGTTCCTCTCACTCTACCACGTGGCATGCAAAGTAAGTCATTTTAGCCCCGGTGTTATTTTTTGCATTATGTTTAAATGATCATTTTAACCAAAGCCCGTAACTTTTAAATTGAGAAAGTATTCCATAGGAAGTGACAGTATTCCTAATGATACCATGACTTTCTCTGGGCTACCACATAAAAAATGACAATAGAACATGCTATGGCTCCACTTTAAACTACAAGTTTACAAGTGCTTAACTGTATTCTTTGAGTATTCTCCCTGGAGTCCAGTCAGTCATAGATGTGAGTGTGCACAGAATCCAGACCAAACCCATAAAATGCAAAAGGTAGTCTTTCAAATTTACCCCAGGTTAAAACTAATATGAACCATGGAAGAGAAAGGTTAATACCTTTGATACCACGCTGCAATGCATGACAGTCATGTTGTAACCAGTGGCCTGCCACTGATGTTTATTACTGTGTCACACTAGTTACAGTAAGGCTAATTGTACTGTAaaagacaaacattttaaaaaataagtataaAAACTTAAAGCATTGTCCCCgtatttttataaaaacaaaattaacatttaaaattacatttaaaatgaGTGCTGAAAGATACAAATGAATAGATTTATTgagcaaataaaaatgcataacTGAGCTAATTTTTCATACAAATAAGGCTCAGCCACATTGTATCTCTCATATTAACAGCATTGGGTTTTTCAAACTCAGCTAACGAGTTTTGGCAACACTGTTCTTTGCTGAATATTCCCATTGGCATCTGTCATCTGTGCCAAATTAGTCCTCAGTTTTGAAGCTGAGCTTGAAGTCGGAGGTAACTTGGAAATTGAAGTTATAGCACCAGTACTCTCTGAAATTCTCTTTGCTGAGGCCTTTTCCCCAGTTGGAGGTTTTGGCAACCGTCTCCTTAACCAGGGATGCCGCAAAGCCTGGGTGGGTGTCAAACGGGCAGCAGGATCCCATTCTAAACACTGCTTTAAGAAGTCAAGGAAGAGGGGATCATCACACCCCTTTAATGCATTACCCCACTCTCTGCTCTCTGGTGGGCCACGCAGTTTTCCCCTCCGAGAGCGTCCACCATTAAGTACTACAGAGCCATCAGATAAGGTTGTGATGCTGCAATAGCGGGGATAACCCTTAGAGCTCACAAAGTTTTTCGCTCGCTTGGATGACTCTAAGAGTTTTGGAGCAGGCATGCCCAATAGTTCAATCATACAAGCCAGCTGATCTCCTTCATCTTCTCCAGGTAAAAGCGGATAACCGGTCAGAAGCTCTGCTAGGATACAGCCCAAGCTCCACATATCTATGGGCATCCCATAACGAGCACCAAGGATGACTTCGGGTGCACGATAAAACCGTGACTGAATGTAAGTGTAGACACGCTGATGCTCGTAACAGCTTGAGCCAAAATCAATCACTTTAATACCACTTCTACCCTGTTGTTTCAACAGAATGTTCTCAGGTTTAAGGTCACAGTGAATGATTCTGTTTTTGTGCAAAGCATCCAAGCACTGTAAAATTGAGTGGGCAAACTTCCGAACCAAAGGCAGGCTAAAGCCCtgaaacttgtttttctttattaattcatACAGGTTCATGCTCAGCAACTCAAATGTCATGCAGATATGGCTGCGGAATGTGAAGTTTTCCAACATGTGAATAACATTCATGTTGTTATCCTTATCTTGCTTCCGAAGGTGTTCCAGGATCTTAATTTCTTCCGCAGCTTGGCGGTGGAAACGTTTTTCATTTCTTACCATTTTTAGTGCCACGTGCTGATGCATCTTGTGATCGTAGGCCTTCACCACCTGCCCAAAGCTTCCTTTCCCTATAACTTTCAGGACTTCATACCTGTATGCAATATGATCATGGGGTACTTGAATGTAAGACCCTTGCTCATCATCATACCCACAGTTGTTTGAACCACCAACAACACCTTGCCGCTTCTTTGCATTTGGACCCAAGAAGTATATTTCAGGGTAGCTAAAAATCTCATGATGCTCAAAAGCTGTTAATTTTTGCATGTATTGCTTCATTGCTTGCTCTGGTGTGATAACAGAGGTTTTCACCTTCCCAGTTCCATCTGTAGATTTTAAAGAGCTGGAGCTCCCTTGTCGCCTGTGGGCactctctgtctgtctgtcctgaaCCACTGGCAATCCAGATTTGCCTAGCGTTGTAAGTCCATTTGGCTGCGTTGTTAGAACCGTTCTCTTGTTACTATTATCTTCAAAGAGCTGCTGAACCTGGATTTGTCCATGGCTACCAACATGTAGGTGCTCATTCATTGTGTGCTTACTGCCTCCAAcctaaaattgaaaataaatacataccCAGTTAACAAGAAAGACATGAACTCCATGCTTCAACATTCACTCTGCAACCCTACATTCTGCCTAAATCACCTCAACGTGAAGTGTCTTCTTAGATGTCAATTGTTTACAGAGAATCTAAAAAATACAGCATGTATACTGTGATACTGCTGGATGCTATTAAATTTCCTGATTCTTGTTTCTCAAATGCTATTTTCATGTCTCTCCAAAATGTCTGCAACAAGGCAATCACAAGCGTGCCACCATGAGAAGCTAACAATATTTCCAAGCAATCTTCAATGCAGCAGACCGGTAACATCAAGATGCATGCTTGACTTCATAATAGTAACAGTTTTACAGATGCTGAAGATAACATACAATGCCTGTAAGAACTTAAATGGCTTATGCTTTCATCACCTGTTCTcagaaatcaatattttaaCTTCTTCCTAAATTTGTTGTATATCAAAGGTTACAGATACATTTTTAAGCAATAAGGAATGTGTTGCGACACgcacaaagaggaaaagaatcCACACATTTCTGAAGTTCAAGAATGCAACTTAGACAGTCACAAGTCAGCAAAACATTCCAATCAATGAAGAATAAGCATATCCTTTAGCACTCTCCCAAACCAGCCTAATGATAACTTTTAACCAAAATGAGATTTGGGGCCTTACGCAGACTTGAGTAGAGAGCAAATCTTTGCCTTGAGGAACATACAGTAACTTTATTTTAtaggaatggaaaaaaagctttaatagATTTTAGAAAGTAGATTTGTTCTTGACAGTGTGTACATGGGAATTAACAGCAGCATTCAGCATTttcaagcaaacaaacagcaaagtACTGGAGTGTGAAAACAGGTATTGCTCCAAACCTGTTATTTTTAAGAAGAAGCAAGAAATTTACAGGCATACCTGCCACTAAAATAGCTGTCCTTAAAATTCCTTATTTGCTCTCAAGTAGAGGATAATTAGTTTGTCTTCTGCCTGGTCTTACACAAATGTGGGAAGAATTCCCCTGCTGTCTCTCCAGCTGATTCACCAGTCTTAATATTTATGTCAAATTACTAACGAAAAGTTCACTGATACTGTCAGACAGATGATCAAGCCAGAGCTGAGAACACTTTTCATCTGAACTGTATTTTTTCTAGGCAGCTAAGGATAACACATCCCTTGTTCACTTAAGGTTGCTGaaatgaaatcagaaaatgACAGTTGTGTGCTGTGATATGAGGCAATGAAATCTGTgctgcaacagcaaagtgcttcCTAATGAGAAAACCCAGGCATGCAAGGCAGACTCGAGCATACTTTGTGCTTCTGTTAAGGCATCAGTCTGATACAGCAGAAGCATATTTTTGTAAATTCACTAACTTGTTCCCAAAGACTTGCCAGCTGGACACCAGCTTCACCTTTGGACAGTATATTGAAATTTGCAGCTCTGAAACTCATATAATGTAAGAAGAAGGGCTCTCAGGGACTGCTTCTGCCAAGTTGACTGCTCTTCTGATTCCATTTTGACTGATGTTCATTCATCATTGCAGTTTGACTGTGTATGTTTGTTTGCAGAGAAATTTAGGCTCACACTGTCAAATTTGATCAATCTCATAGAAAGTACTACCACACAATCACAACTCAGAGCAAAGATGTTTGTAACATTTAAGCACAATGAAGATATACAGGAAATCAACAAAAACTCCCTTCCTAGTTTGACGTCTCAAAAGCACCAGAAATTAAATCATTAAGAGGACTTCTCTTTTGCCTTCAGGCAATTCCTTCAGGTCAAGTTTGAGGCACACTGCAGTAGCAGTTTCCTGAAGGTTGCCCTGATCCTGTATATGAACAGCAGTTactgcagagaaataaaaaattgctcCAAGAGCTGCTAAATCACCTATTTCAGAAGAACCAGATCTAATTAGTAAGATGTGTCATAGGTTCAGCACTGGAGAGCTGCACAAGAAAGGCATAATAAAGCAGCAGAGTAAACATACAATTCCAAAGACTCAAGCTAGGAAACTCTAGGTACAAAAATTTATTCTCCAACACTAATTGAACAAAAGCAGATCATATCTAGACAAACTGGGAGTAGGCAATATGAATGTAGacaatgaagaagaaagaataacactgcaaaagtaatttttaagaaCTTTTTAACCCAAGTACTCATTACCACAGCTCaaatcttgaatttttttcccctcaagtcACCTGTTTTCACAGTTAACTATTTTCCACCCTTCCTAAGCACTGCTTGCTTCAATGTATGTACTGAGAAGTTCTTCAGGGCTTGGAAAAAAACCTATATATTTATTCTGTCTCAACAGGgacaaaaaagttattttttctaaaaagtgTGTTTGTGAACACATTCTGAAGTGTAAACCATGTAGTTTCCTGCACTTTCAGGCAGATTCATGGTTTTTCAAGCAGCAGAATGAAATCACTAGCATTATTCCAACTTCAACCCAAATCCTAAGTAACTGGTTTTGCCAGTTTCAGTCAGCTGCTTGGGAATGGAAATGCAGATGCAGACAGTAGCACTGGTTTTCTTTGTAGAAAATTACCACATTATCACAGGCTCTATTCCAAAAGCTGCACAGGAGAAGAGAGCTCACTCTTCTTTCAGAAAAGCCTAACAAAAAGAGTTTTAGAGCTATCAGACACAACACAACCACAAAGTACATATCAAAAATGAACTTTCCTCATCTATTTCCAACCTGGATGAGGGCTGGATTTGCACCAGTCCTTTGCTCTGCTTATCTACTTCTGGCTACTTGGGTGTCTGAGATTGCTGTCAGGCTCAGGCTTGCACTGCTCACAAGCTTCTCCAGCAACACTGCAAGTTCCTGAACCACAACTAATGGGCTTGGCAAGCTACAAAAGACTACAGCCTTCTTAGTCCCGTACCAAACTCTTCTTAGTGTGCAAAAGCTCCATCAGCCTTTCAACCGAAACCGCACGCCTGAGAGGTTTGCAACACTTCCATTTTGCTTCTGCAGATGGACCCGTAAATTCCAGAGCCAACAACCTACACAACTGACCACCTGCATGCACTTATACAGCTTACTGATTATATATTGCGTTGTTTGTGCTCAAACCCATCCACACCTTCTAAGATTTACATATTTTGGTAGCACATATAATCAAAAAGCTACTGTTTTAAGtctataaaatatattgaaataacTGGTGAGCTTGAACCCATCTTCCTGAATCTTCTGACACCATCAATTACATAACAGCAAATATTACAATgcagtgtttcttttctttcttagtaGTTTCTCATAACTTCAAAATCACCATTAAGATCTTTTACTTTGTTATGTTCATTTTATGGAAGTTGATGACTATGCCAAAAACACTCACCTAATCTTTGAAGTAGATAtaccaagcaaaacaaaactacacCCTAAACGAtgatcaataaataaataaaaaagcagcaaaactttAATTTGAGGGTGGTATTATTTGGGTTTCTTTTGCCTTCACAAATGGATTTAAGAACAGAAGTAGAACAGTAACTTACTAAGGCAACAGACCTGTAACAACAGGGAAGTAGCATAAAAATGAATCCAGCCTGCTAACAAGGTGGCAAACCCATTTACAATTCCTCTGCAGTACACTCACCCAATGCATTGATCTGCTTCAAGACCTTTTACAAGACTAATAGGACTGAACCCCACAGGAGCACGTACCTCTTCTCAACTTCATCCTCCAAATGCATCAAAATGTTATGTAATTGTATCATATTTCATCTTTGGAACAGTCACTTCTGTGATTATTAGCACCCTATAAAACTATCCAAGACAGACACATGATTCAGCTATAtcttataattttat
It encodes:
- the DYRK2 gene encoding dual specificity tyrosine-phosphorylation-regulated kinase 2; the protein is MLTRKPSASAAAGAAYPAGRAGDSGRPLPSSPGTGAGVSRAGAGTGPPSPLALPPLRASNASHTVGGSKHTMNEHLHVGSHGQIQVQQLFEDNSNKRTVLTTQPNGLTTLGKSGLPVVQDRQTESAHRRQGSSSSLKSTDGTGKVKTSVITPEQAMKQYMQKLTAFEHHEIFSYPEIYFLGPNAKKRQGVVGGSNNCGYDDEQGSYIQVPHDHIAYRYEVLKVIGKGSFGQVVKAYDHKMHQHVALKMVRNEKRFHRQAAEEIKILEHLRKQDKDNNMNVIHMLENFTFRSHICMTFELLSMNLYELIKKNKFQGFSLPLVRKFAHSILQCLDALHKNRIIHCDLKPENILLKQQGRSGIKVIDFGSSCYEHQRVYTYIQSRFYRAPEVILGARYGMPIDMWSLGCILAELLTGYPLLPGEDEGDQLACMIELLGMPAPKLLESSKRAKNFVSSKGYPRYCSITTLSDGSVVLNGGRSRRGKLRGPPESREWGNALKGCDDPLFLDFLKQCLEWDPAARLTPTQALRHPWLRRRLPKPPTGEKASAKRISESTGAITSISKLPPTSSSASKLRTNLAQMTDANGNIQQRTVLPKLVS